The Polyodon spathula isolate WHYD16114869_AA chromosome 37, ASM1765450v1, whole genome shotgun sequence genome includes the window CTCCCTGTCGTACCTCATACTGAGGAAGGTGAGAGCGGggcagcacagtgctttacaatgcttcaccacaccactctgtgctttacaatgcttccctatgctttaccagacctctctgtgctttacaatgcttccctatgctttaccagacctctctgtgctttacaatgcttccctatgctttaccagacctctctgtgctttacaatgcttccctatgttttaccagacctctctgtgctttacaatgcttccctatgttttaccagacctctctgtgctttacaatgcttccctgtgctttaccacacctctctgtgctttacaatgcttccctatgctttaccagacctctctgtgctttacaatgcttccctatgctttaccagacctctctgtgctttacaatgcttccctatgttttaccagacctctctgtgctttacaatgcttccctatgctttaccagacctctctgtgctttacaatgcttccctatgctttaccacacctctctgtgctttacaatgcttccctatgccttCCCTGCACATGCTTGAAAAAGGTACGAAGGTTGACACCAGTACACGCACGAATTAATGATACCCTGGCTGAAAATCGTCGCCATGATCAGACACTCGTCCACACGTAACCCCACACCGCAATAGGTGAGGATTTTAGTAGGTTCAATGTATGTAATGTGTAGTTGTCGAATCGTTGACAGAGAGGTGGTGATGGAGGGGGAGAGCTTAGGAACCTCTTATTGATAAAGGAGGAGCAGAGATGGGGGAATCCATGAGCTCCCTCTATCCTTCCTAGAGAGATCATCCTCTCTCCTCCACcctgtccccctctctcctccctctatcctttctctctcccctcctacCTCTCTCTTCTCAGGCTGCAGAGTTGGGAATGACCTCAGCCTTCTACAAGTACATCCTCACGACTATGGTAAGCCAGTCTCGATTGTGTCTGGAGACTGCGATCACATGCAGTGGTCGAGTCCGGATATCACTTTGTACATTTGATTTGTGAAatgactctctccctctcccctctccccctcctccccctctccctctcccctcctaaAGGGGGACGAAGGCAAACCTACTATAGCACCTACTCGTCCAGGATTGGATGGCCCGATGAGGTGCGAGTCTGTTGCTGGGTGGGCATATGATAGCACACTCAAGACGCCTAGAGTGAGTTCAGGACCTATCTCTTGACGCTGTACTGGACATGGGCCTGGCATGTCTGGATCATGCACGGacggtgtctgtctgtctgtctgcgagTCTGCCTGgctgtgtatctgtctgtctgcgaGTCTGCCtagctgtgtgtctgtctgtttgtctgtctgtgagtctgtttgtctctctctctctctctctctctctctctctctctctcctcactctctctcgaGATGTACTAATTGATGCGTCACTGTATCTCTCAGCACAACAGCTCaagttctctctttctctcttctctctctctctctctcagctctcctCAGCTCTCATGTTTGATGCAGTGCACGTGGTTGTCAGTGCTGTGCGAGAGTTGAACCGCAGTCAGGAGATCGGCGTGAAGCCTCTCTCCTGCACCTCCCCTCAGATCTGGCAGCACGGGACCAGCCTCATGAACTACCTGAGGATGGTGAGAAACACTCCGTCCATCCTTCCTTCTGTCCATCCCTCCATCCTTCCTTCTATCCATCCCTCTGTCCCTCCATCCACCCCTCTCTGTCTCCTTCCATCTCTCCATCCAACCATTCATCTCTACCCCTCCACCCCTCATTAATCCACTTGTTCATCTCTACCCAACTCTCATCACTGAACTACCTGAGAAACACTGGAAtgatactctctctctctctctctctctctcctctctctctctctctctctctctcctcctcctctctctctccctctctctcctctgagaACGAGAGGTAGAGAGGATCTATCGGCTGACTCTCCTCTCCCCTTGGAGGGAAggcctctcccctctcctctctctctctctctctctctctctctctctctctctctcctcctctctctcctctctcctctctctctctcctctctcctctctcctctctctcctctctcctctccctctctctcctctctcctctctcctctctcctctctcctctctcctctctcctctcttctctctcaggTGGAGTATGATGGACTCACTGGTCGTGTTGAGTTCAACAGTAAAGGCCAGAGAACCAACTACACCCTCCGAATCCTGGAGAAGCATCGCGGGGGTCACAAAGAGGTCAGGACGGGGTCACACAAGGGTCACACATGGTCAAGGGCTGTCAGCTGTTATATCAGTTAATATctacagctgaccctgtctcacttattttaattaatattctcCCCCTTTCCCCCTCCCTCTGTCTCCCCCCTTCTCTAAGATTGGTATCTGGTATTCTAACAACACGCTGGCGATGAACGCCACGACACTGGACATCAACGTGTCAGAAACCCTGACCAACAAAACGCTGATTGTCACCACCATATTGGTAAGGTCACAACCAAAACTGTCCTTAATCACCATACTGGTGAGGTCAAAAAACACCACTGGCCTCTATCACTGCCATATTGGTAAGGTCAAAACCAGGACTCTCTTCATCACATCTGTATTGATAAAACAGACAGACACCAGGCAGACACAGAGATGCAGACCAGTCTCTCTCCCTCCGTGCCCCGCAGGAGAACCCGTACGTGATGCGCAAGTCGAACTACCAGGAGCTGCAGGGGAATGGCCGCTACGAAGGCTTCTGTGTGGACATGCTGAAGGAGCTCGCCGATATCCTCAAGTTCAAGTTCCGGATCAAGCTGGTCGACGACGGGCTGTACGGGGCTCCAGAACCCAACGGGTCATGGACCGGCATGGTGGGGGAGCTGATCAACCGGGTAACAGAACCAGCGGGGGAGCGGGCAATAACACACAGGGGGGTAATGCACTGGGGTCATTCACTGGGAATTCAGCTGACCCTGATGTGTGACAGGGCCCTACAGACACCCTGGGGCCTCAGATCTGAGAGATAGAGAAGACAGAGGAGACTCTctttccttcctctctctctctctctctctctctctcagaaagcTGACCTGGCAGTGGCTGGTTTCACCATCACAGCGGAGCGGGAGAAAGTGATCGACTTCTCCAAACCCTTCATGACGCTGGGGATCAGCATTCTGTACAGAATGCACAtggtgagaggagagggggaggagaggagagaggggagaggtggGGGGAGAAGAgagtgaggggagaggagaaggggagagaggggagaggagagtgaggGGAGAAAGAGGGcaggggagaggagagtgaggggagagagagggcagGGGAGATGAGAGTTAGGGgagagtgaggggagagagggatagGAGAGGAGATGGAAGGGGTGTCAGTATCCTATATTAGTATGAGAGAAGGAAGggtgaagagagagagggggggagagaaagagagatgttGGAATGCTGTGTTAGGAGATGAGTGCTACTGGGGACTTGTCTAGTGGACCTCAAAGACATTGCAGCAGCTGCCTGTTCCTGGTAGAGGAACATTGAGGAgctcaactctctctctctctctctctctctctctctctaagctCTCTCCTATTCTGATAAAGCTGTTTTCAACGGGAGAGTCCATATGAGTATATTATTTACACTgtataacatcttttttttaactcctcTACTCACCTCACTCCCCCTGTCTTCTCTCTACCTCTACTCTCCTCCCATCCTCTTCCtttctcttcccctctccccctccatctcccctctcttactttcctctctcctctctcctctcccctcccctctccccctttaGGGGAGTGtgggagagaggaagggaggagagggaagagaaCGGAGagtctcctccctcctctcccctcttagGGTCGGAAGCCTGGGTACTTCTCGTTCCTCGATCCTTTCTCTCCGGCGGTCTGGCTCTTCATGCTGCTAGCATACCTGGCTGTGAGCTGCGTGCTGTTCCTGGCAGCCAGGTAACCAACTTACCTGAGAGACACGCTCACCTGAGACACACGCTCACCTGAGACATTACTTATCTATCTAACTCACCTGACTGACTAAATTAACTCACCTGTGTAACTTAACTAAGATCTTCCCTGTCTCTCGCTCACCTGattccccctctctcctccagACTCAGCCCCTATGAGTGGTACAACCCTCACCCCTGTCTGCAAGACCGACGGGACATTTTGGAAAACCAGTACACACTGGGAAACAGCCTGTGGTTCCCAGTGGGGGGATTCATGCAGCAGGGGTCCGAGATCATGCCGAGGGCCCTGTCAACACGCTGCGTCAGCGGGGTCTGGTCAGTGCCAAcggtagagagagggagagggaggcgggggtagagagagagagagggaggcaggggtagagggagaaggagagggagagggagtggtAGAGCAAGGGAGAGCGAGGGGGAGGGAGGCTCGCTCCCCTCCCTCCATTATCGAAGGGGGGAGGGGTAGAgcgagggagggatggaggggtagagcgagggagagggagagggtgggaGGGGAAGAGCGAGAGTGAGGGAGGCAGCAGTAATGCTCCTGGTGTTTTGCAGGTGGGCTTTCACTCTGATCATCATCTCCTCGTACACGGCTAACCTCGCTGCCTTCCTCACCGTGCAGCGCATGGAGGTTCCCATCGAGTCTGCTGACGACCTGGCGGACCAAACCAACATCGAGTACGGGACCATCCACGGGGGGAGCACCATGACCTTCTTCCAGGCACGTACCATCtccctttccccctctctctccctctccttctcactgtttctctctctctcactctcactccatctccctctctctccctctccctctccccatgactccctctcccctctcactctccccctctcctcctctccccctgacAGAACTCGCGGTACCAGACGTACCAGCGCATGTGGAACTACATGCAGTCGAAGCAGCCCAGCGTGTTTGTGAAGAGCACTGAGGAGGGCATCGCCCGCGTGGTCAACTCCAAGTACGCCTTCCTGCTGGAGAGCACCATGAACGAGTACCACCGCTGGCTCAACTGCAACCTCACCCAGATCGGGGGACTGCTGGACACCAAGGGCTACGGCATCGGCATGCCCCTGGGTAACTGGAGAGCAGAGCGACCCTCACACAGCGACCCTCACAGCGACTCACACAGCGACCCTCACACAGCGACTCACACAGCGACTCACACACAGCGACCCTCAAACAGCGACTCTCACACATGACCCACACAGCGACCCTCACACAGCGACCCTCACAGCGACCCTCACACAGCGACTCACACACAGCGACCCTCACACAGCGACCCTCACACAGCGACCCTCACACAGCGACCCTCACAGAGACTCACACAGCGACCCTCACACAGTGACCCTCGCAGCGACTCACACAGCGACCctcacacagaaatacacacagcgATACACACTGTGACTCACACAGCCATACACACTGCTATACTCAACTACACACAACTGCGTTGACCTGTGTTCTGCGTGTGTGCTGACCTGTGTTCTGCGTGTGCGCTGACCTATGTTCTCCGTGTGCACTGACCTGTGTTTTGCGTGTGCGCTGACCTGTGTTCCGCAGGCTCCCCGTTCCGTGACGAGATCACGCTGGCAATCTTGCAGCTGCAGGAAAACAACCGTCTGGACATCCTGAAGAGGAAGTGGTGGGAGGGGGGCAAGTGTCCGAAAGAGGAGGACCACCGGGCCAAGGGTGAGAGCAGAGACCCCCAGACACCCAGACTGCAGCACTAACGAGGGTCAGAATTATAATAACACACCCAGACTGCAGCACTAACAAGGGTCAGAATTATAATAACACACCCAGACTGCAGCCCTAACGAGGGTCAGAATTATAATAACACACCCAGACTGCAGCACTAACGAGGGCCAGAATTATAATAACACACCCAGACTGCAGCCCTAACGAGGGTCAGAATTATAATAACACACCCAGACTGCAGCACTAACGAGGGCCAGAATTATAATAACACACCCAGACTGCAGCCCTAACGAGGGCCAGAATTATAATAACACACCCAGACTGCAGCACTAACGAGGGCCAGAATTATAATAACACACCCAGACTGCAGCACTAACGAGGGCCAGAATTATAATAACACACCCAGACTGCAGCACTAACGAGGGCCAgaattataataacacactcAGACTGCAGCACTAACGAGGGCCAGAATTATAATAACACACCCAGACTGCAGCACTAACGAGGGCCAGAATTATAATAACACACCCAGACTGCAGCACTAACGAGGGCCAGAATTATAATAACACACCCAGACTGCAGCACTAACGAGGGACGCGTTTTATTGATCCGGTAACATTATTTACAGACTTGCTTGGGTTGACGTCGGGATAGTGCTCCGGGCATATTGAGCTTAAATATTACAGAATTTGCAGAATAATAATATTACACCCATGTATTTGTTGTCTGACGTTCGGATGACACCGGAACTAATGAGGGCCAGAACACACAGAACTGCAGGGCCCTAATGTAGAGGCAGAATACAATaaagtgtgtggtgtgtgtgtgcgtatgtgtatGTGGTTTGTGTTGTCATTGTCTAGTCTGAGATTATTGGGTTGATCTGCGTGGTATTGATCATAGATGTTATTGATTGATTATTGATCCCGTGTGGCAGGGCTGGGGATGGAGAATATTGGCGGGATCTTCGTGGTTTTGATCTGCGGGCTGATCATCGCGGTCTTCGTCGCTGTCATGGAGTTCGTGTGGTCGACACGGCGCACAGCGGAATCAGACGAGGTACGAGACAGCGGGCAAACCTACAAACCCAGAGCGAGCAGAGTAGGTGCAACAAacctgtgtgtgtcactgtgtgtgtgtgtgtgtgcgtcactgtgtgtgtgagagcgtcactgtgtgtgtgagagtgtcactgtgtgtgtgtgtgtgtgtgagagcgtcactgtatgtgtgtgtgtgtgtgtgtttgtgtgagcgtcactgtgtgtgtgtgtgtcactgtgtgtgtgtgagagcgtcactgtgtgtgtgtgtgtgtgtgtgtgtgtgagcgtcactgtgtgtgtgagagcgtcactgtgtgtgtgtgtgtgagagcgtcactgtgtgtgtgtgtgtgtcactgtgtgtgtgtgtgtgtcactgtgtgtgtgtgtgtgtgtgtgagcgtcactgtgtgtgtgtgtgtgtgtgtgtgtgtgtcactgtgtgtgtgtgagagcgtgtgtgtgtgtcactgtgtgtgtgtgtgtgatcgtcactgtgtgtgtggtgacacacacacactgtgtgtgtgtgtcactgtgtgtgtgtgagagcgtgtgtgtgtgtgtgtgtgtgtgtgtgtgtgtgtgtgtgtgtgtgtgtgtgtgtgtgtgtgtgtgtgtgtgtgtgtgtgtgtgtgtgtgtgtgtgtgtcactgtgtgtgtgtgtgtgtgtgtgtgtgtgtgtgtgtgtgtgtgtgtgtgtgtgtgtgtgtcactgtgtgtgtgtgtgtgtgtgtgtgtgtgtgtgtgtgtgtgtgtgtgtgtgtgtgtgtgtgtgtgtgtgtggtgtgtgtgtgtgtgtgtgtcactgtgtgtgtgtgtgtgtgtgtgtgtgtgtgtgtgtgtgtcagtgtgtgctatCAGATCtcagaaaccccccccccctcccctctctccccctcctcccctctcagATCTCGGTGTGTCAGGAGATGCTCAGTGAGTTCCAGAACGCTGTCTCCTGTAAGAAGACGTCTCGCTCCCGGAGGAGGCGGCCCATGCCCCGCCGCGGCCggctctccctctcccccccgaAGCCCCTCCGCCTGGTCCGGGAGATGCGACTGAGCAACGGCAAGCTCTACTCGGGGGCGGGGCCCCTGACCGGGGGGGGCCACGCCTCCTCCACCACCCTGGGGGCCGCGGCAGGGGGGCCCTCAGAGCTGGGCCCGGGGCCCCAGAGACTCCTGGAAGACCCCTTGAGACGAGTCCTGGTGAGGACCATtctgggggggcgggggggcggtGGGGGTGGTcggagtggggggaggggggggacgACGTTTGGGGGGGGGTCTCGACGTGGGTGCAGGCCTAGACAGTCCTCACAGCCTCCTATGTCTCGTAAGCCGTCGTTCCCCCTCGTGGAACGGGGACGGGGAGGGGGAGGGCGACGGGCGGAGAGCGGGGCGGAGAGGGAGGGCGGCGGGAGCGGGgcgctcctccaccaccacctccGGCAGTGAGGGGAGCCCTAGGCAGGCTGCCAGCGAGCAGgactgagagagggagggagcgcAGAGACTCTGCACCGCACGGGCCAGGGCAGGAACGGACACTCGCAACCACAGAAGCAAGCCGGAAAGGCTAGAGCGGTCAAGCAGAGGAATTCCGGACTTCAAGGACTGTCAAGTGAAGACTGACAGCGTGCCTGGGCTCCTGGGGTGACTTGTGAGGGTTTTGTTCCAGGTTTTAAGAAGGGTTAGGAGGCAGACTTGTGAAAGGGGTTTGGAAATGTCTTAATATTAGAATAATTCTGTCATTCGTATTTCTTTTACAAAGGGTCtctccccccaccctcccctccctcccccacactgtgattaaaaagtaaaacactaATTTTCAACGCATTGTGTGCGTTTTGtgtgcgtttttttgtttttcaactatGGTGTTATAAATACCCAGACAATTCACAGTGTTCACAATATTGTAAAGGGATTTGattgttataatattttttatatgatgatgatgatgattgattgattgattgattgattgttattattattattattattgttattattattattattattatttatagggTCATTACCCTGAGTTGTAATATTTAGAGATGTGGTTTGAAAGGTAGCGGGGTCCCAGTAACTGAATGAAGGCACTGACGAGCGTTTCTATcggaagtctttctcagtgtcttcgtGTCACAGCCCTTGACAGCGAGTGAACAAGGCTGCCAGTTGGAGGCGCTGTGAGACGGGACCtccagtggaaacgtttgtcgCCCAGGTTATTAAGTTCCTTTTAATATTTCCGTTGAAGGCTTCCAGTCGCAAACTCCTGGCACGGAATTGAAGAATGTTTCTCATTGAATGTATTCAGTTCCTTTTGAACTGACCCCTATGGACTGGGCGACTGTGATGCCTCATTTTCACAGCCTGTCTCAGCTGTGTTTTCTTGCAGTGGACATCACAAGAGTTTAAAATCAGCTGCCGGTTTCCAGGTGGTTTGTGTGAAGGTTTGATGAGAGCACAGGGGGGTCCTCTATCTCCAGCACTCTGTCCGTCTCTTACTTCCATGCGGTTTTTATcagctattacatttttttttggtttatttcttttatttgatttcaAGAAGTaaaaaaaccaattaaaaaactgtgataatgtaaaaaaaaaccaataataaaagaaaaagtaactaaatttaaagacaaaaataaaataaaatactagtatcaaaaataaattttataaaaaaattgacaaaaactatccaaatctaaaaaataaaacttaacagTAACAAAAATTTTAAGtatatttgaattgtattgttatttatttcattcatatatatatatatctatatatatatatatatattctatctatctattgaaACTTTTTCCTTCTGACCGACATATATAATTGGAAAAAGGAAGACTGCTGTGTAGCAAAAGGTGCACAGATCTAAAAGATAAAGGTAATGCAGCTACACAAAAAATGTGAAGAATTGATACAAAACTATTCCGTGACGTCAGGACGGTTCAGACTCCTAGCCCTTTAGAAAGAGGATGTTTCtgactaaaggaaaaaaaaaaaaaaaaaaaaaaaaaaagacttttgctttcagaactgtttattttattattgcaattatCCAGTCTTTATCTGTAACTGCTTAACCCTATAGAGGGTCGCAGTGATCCAGACCCTAACCCGGCAGACTCTGGGGCGCAAGGCTggctacaccctggacgggacaccagtccatcgcTGGGCAGCTAAGGGGCAACtgagagaggccaatccacctaatcagcatgtctttggactgctggaggaaaccagagtacccagagaaaactcACTCAGACATGGGAAGAACATGCAAACAGATAATGGGAGACGGAACGACTGGGAATGAGATACTGGGAGACACAGCGACTGGAAATGAGATACTGGGAGACACAGCAACTGGGAATGAGCTACTGGGAGACACAGCGACTGGGAATGAGATACTGGGAGACACAGCGACTGGGCTGGAGACTGCTAAACCAATTCAGTACTGATCCGATATTGATCATCGCTGCTATCAGTGATGACAGCAGCTATTATGATCTTTATTATTAATACCGATGACTGATTTCTGATTATTTCTTTTCATTCACTGTATTCTGTGATGCTGGTTTTGGGGGATGAAGGGGAAGACACTCCCCCACCTGGAGGGGGAAGGGGGAGAGAGGActgggttatttttattttttgcagatttcTATATAGCGCCGAAGAGACAAACTAAAATGCTAGGAATATAAAACATGTgtgggaaataaaaataaaaccactttgAAAAGCAGCTGTGTGAGAACTCGTACTGTCAGCTCTACAGAGAAGAGCAAGCAGACATCGCATCAggaatgaaaacaatacacaggAGTAACAAGCAGAATTCCTTCTTCCTGGACTGAGAATCAACACAGAGACACTGGGACACACAGAGACTCtgtcacacactgagacactgggatacactgacacacagaaacactgggACACACGGACACTGGGACACACACTCAGAGAGACTGGGACAAAGACACTGGGATACAGAGAGTCTCTCACACATTGAGACACTGGAACACAGGAACACACTGCGAGACACAAAcatgctgagacacacacactgagacacagacacacactgctaTGTGTGTctattgcattgttattattattgaggaaTTTATGAATTAAAGGTATTATACTACAAATTGCATTACTGCATATgtccaccaggtgtcactgtgGTCCTgtttctctgcagtgtgtgtgctcCCTGAAAGTGCAGTACCTCAGGGGGATGGTAGATGGCGCTCGGAGCTCCTGATTGACTCACACTGCTGGCCTGGTTCAGAGGCCATTTTGTGTCCAGACCACTTTCTCTTCCCTCTCTTTTGCTcttcttcctctctctgtctcacatTTTCTCTCATTCTCTCGTCCGCTCAAGCTCTGTTTTTGTCTCTCCTCCCCCTTACAATCTGTCTACTTATTCTTCTCCCTTttccccttctctcctctccatccctctcctttCTCTATCCATCTCTCATCTCTATGTCTCCTTTCTctatttctctcctctctctatccctctctcctttctctatccctccctccatctctctctatACCTCTCAAATGCaatgctctttctctctctccctccaagAGCAAATAGGCTTAGTGTTTGGTAAACAGATTActgagagaagaggaggaggaggggagaggaagggagagggggTGGAGAGTGAGAGATGGGGAAGGGGGATGAGAGATCCTGGGAGACACGACAAAATGATGGAGAAAGGATGCCCcactccctccgtccctccctgaCTTGCATTCCCAATGTGTGTGTCAGGCTGCAGGCACGTCGTTGCTTGGAATAAGAAACAGAAGGAGAGGTAaaaagaggagagaggaaaaaAGGAGAACGAGGAGAGGATAGTCGATATAGCAACCAATGATATCACTGCAGTCCTCTCAATTTTGTGTCCACTGAGGATTGtgtgagtgagggagagagagggaggagagagggaagagagagatggaggagacagagagagggaggagagaggtgGATGTTTGCTTTTcctcataaaaataaaagtggGTGGGCAAACGCTGGGCTATTTCTATAACAAAACACAACCCCAACCTTAAACCCATCCCACCAGAGCACCCCAACCCATACTCATCCCACCAGAGCACCCCAACCCATACCCTAACCCCATCCTGGGTTCCACTCCGGAACCCTTTACCTGTGCCTCTGGGTTTGTAATTTTCCTTTCTGAATTAGTCATGGCAGAAAAAAGAGAGACTCCTGTTTGATTAGAACAAGCCCTTAGAGCAAGCATGAGTCACAGTGTGAGAGCGAGGAAGACGGGGGAGGAGGGCGGAGGAaggagggagagtgtgtgtgtgtgaataagaGGGAAGCAaaatacctctctctctctctctctctcctttaaTTTATTAGGTATCTAGAAGAAAATCCAATCCGTTGGCAGTCTGCTCTTGCAGATCAATAACTCATCCCTTCAGGAAATCAATGATTCCATCATCTAATAGCTCAGGATCTCTGGCTGCTTGCCATTGATTCTCTCAGAGAACGTGTTACCCAGCAATTCAATACAAGGACACTACcacctcagctccctctctctctctctccccctctctctctccctctctctctccctctccctctcccccccccccccccctctctctctctctctctctctctctccttctctccctcgctctctctcctcttttcatccctctctctcccttttgaAGAAATCTTGCTTGTTTAGCCCTTCTCGTTGTCATACATTTATGATATAGATTAGCAGAGtagatggggggagggggggggtgtattCCTTGAGGTtcaggactacattccccagaatgcctcAGGGTTGCAATTAGGCAGGAGCAGAATGACCTGGCTCTAGTTTAATGTGTCATGAAGCAAGCAGCTGTATAGAAGCAGGTCAAGGGCTGAGTTAGCTGTGAAGCAggcagacgtgtgtgtgtgtgtgtgtgtgtgtgtgtgtgtgtgtgtgtgtgtgtgtgtgcgtgtgtgtgtgcgtgtgtgtgtgtgtgtgcgtgcgtctcgCTGCGTGTGTTTCAGTGTACAGAGCTTCTATGCTTCATAAAGAAAGTCAGGTCATTTGACATATCCAAAGGAGatagtgagagagggagggagaatgAGTGTAGCTTGAGATGTGTTTCCCTTGAGTGTGTGCAccaccctccctctcccccccctctttGTTCCACAAGCCTGCTCATGAGTGCCACTCTATTGCAGTGAATTGAACAATGCTCACATCTCTTCCTGAATACCCCTGTCCAGCAACATCATGTAAAACAGCGatattacaaaaacattatacacacacctctctctctctccctatgaGAGTCAGAGAAAACCCCTGGCaacagtttccatggaaacggTGGAGTCCTGACCTTCAGGCTCCCAAGCAACCagagaacccccccccctttccacATCTTCAGTCAGGCAAGGATATCTACCAGGCAACAGGGGAAATCCCTCAGCCAATGGGATTGGAGAACACTCTGGCACTGCAGCAAAACAGCCATTTTGTGATggaggttatttatttatttattat containing:
- the LOC121304162 gene encoding glutamate receptor ionotropic, kainate 5-like; the protein is MPALPALLLLSIHFLFLFLTMVPPPYSQGAVLSSLRMAAILDDQTVCGRGERLALALARENINSVTEVPEKARVEVEIFELQRDSQYETTDTMCQILPKGVVSVLGPASSPASGSTVSHICGEKEVPHVKIGPEETPRLPYLRFASVSLYPSNEDLSLALRAILSFFSFPSTSLICAKAECLLRLEELVRRFLISRDTLSIRMLDDSQDPTPLLKEIRDDKIGTIIIDANASLSYLILRKAAELGMTSAFYKYILTTMVSQSRLCLETAITCSGRVRISLWGRRQTYYSTYSSRIGWPDELSSALMFDAVHVVVSAVRELNRSQEIGVKPLSCTSPQIWQHGTSLMNYLRMVEYDGLTGRVEFNSKGQRTNYTLRILEKHRGGHKEIGIWYSNNTLAMNATTLDINVSETLTNKTLIVTTILENPYVMRKSNYQELQGNGRYEGFCVDMLKELADILKFKFRIKLVDDGLYGAPEPNGSWTGMVGELINRKADLAVAGFTITAEREKVIDFSKPFMTLGISILYRMHMGRKPGYFSFLDPFSPAVWLFMLLAYLAVSCVLFLAARLSPYEWYNPHPCLQDRRDILENQYTLGNSLWFPVGGFMQQGSEIMPRALSTRCVSGVWWAFTLIIISSYTANLAAFLTVQRMEVPIESADDLADQTNIEYGTIHGGSTMTFFQNSRYQTYQRMWNYMQSKQPSVFVKSTEEGIARVVNSKYAFLLESTMNEYHRWLNCNLTQIGGLLDTKGYGIGMPLGSPFRDEITLAILQLQENNRLDILKRKWWEGGKCPKEEDHRAKGLGMENIGGIFVVLICGLIIAVFVAVMEFVWSTRRTAESDEISVCQEMLSEFQNAVSCKKTSRSRRRRPMPRRGRLSLSPPKPLRLVREMRLSNGKLYSGAGPLTGGGHASSTTLGAAAGGPSELGPGPQRLLEDPLRRVLPSFPLVERGRGGGGRRAESGAEREGGGSGALLHHHLRQ